CTGTGGCGCCGCATCGGCAGGTAAGGTGGGCACGGCCTCAACGCGCGGCGTGGTATCGAGGTTGGCGAAATGCTGCGTCACGATCGGATTGTCCGGAGCGAGGGCACGTGCCTGTTCCAGAAGACGGGATGAGTCCGTCAGGTTCCCCGAGAGCCCGGCATTGGCTGATTGTTGTACTAGCTTCGTGACACGGTGTTCCCGGGCGGTTAGCGCGGCGGCGGCATATTCAGCCTTGGAGGGATCCAGTTTGAAAGCCTTGGCGAAGGCTTTTTCGGCGGCAACCAGATCGTTCCGGTCCAGTGCCCGCGCACCTTCCAGGTAAGCATCGGCAGCCTTCCTGGCCTGTTTTGCCGAGACTGGTTTGGCAGGAGTCTGCGCACCGACGTACGACCACGCGGCACCCGCAAGCAAGACTGCGGCCACGGCGATGCGAAGATGCTTCATCGAAGAGTTAGACGCGAAAGAATGGGATTAGAGCATTTTTCCTGTCGCTCGGTATCCCGGTAAAGGAGTGTCGCGGCGTTTTCATTGCGGAAAACGCCCATGAATGCAGAAGCCCTACGCTAGACCTACAGGAAAAACGCTCTAGCGTGCGCCGACAACAACATTGAATGCCGGCCGCTCCACGTTGCGCTCACTGCGCACGGGACGGCGGAGGCCATTGCGGATGGCGTTCGAGTCCATGTTCAGCTCGGCCAGCGTACGGGAGAGCGTATTGCGGTGCATGCCCAGCTCTTCCGCAGCCTTGCACTGGTTGCCGCGATGATGCGCGAGCACTTCGAGGATGTAGCGCTTCTTGAACTCGCGCACAGCGTCGGTATAGCTGATTCCTGCATTGTGCATCTGTGCGACTAGAGTCTCAAGTTCTCGCTTCATTTCTTCCTCTTCGAAGTTACAGTCGTTCTCTTACCGATGTCGGGAGACCGTAGCGGCCTCTTTTTTGAGTTGCGAGACACCGTTCATCACGCGCTGCTGAAAATCAGTTGGCACGATGAAGGATACCCCATGCGATGCGGTTAGGAAATAGGGAGCTAGGTACGACTGGCGAAACAGGGTCGATTTGGGCAAAAAAGCCGCAACGGACATGACAATTGCCGTAACGGCCAGACAACCCCGCAGAAATCCAAAACAAGCTCCTCCCAGGCGATCAGCCATGCCAAGTCCAACGGCCTCACAGCTTTTGCGGATGGCAAAGCCGGCCAGTGTTGCCAGCAGCATGACCGCAAAGGCGATGATCAGAAATGCCGCTGTCTCAGCGGCTGGCCGTGCCGTGATCCATCGGGCCAGAAGAGCCGCGACCTGCGGATAGTACATCCCCGCCAGCACGATGCCGAGTGCGATGCCTGCCAACGAAAACAATGACCGGATGAGGCCACGCAGAAAGGCGGCAATCACCGACCAGGCAAGCAGAGCGACGATGGCATAGTCCACCGGGGTCATCACTCTTTATTTTGAGTGATACCCGGCGGATTTAGCTGTTGACTCTTTGGCTACACCTCAATTTGGCTACGCCTCAAGAGGGTTGCCGGTGATGCGTTGATACGCCTCGAGGTACTTGGCGCGGGTATTAACGATGACCTCCTCCGGCAGAGCGGGCGCGGGAGCCTGTTTGTTCCAGTGGATTGATTCCAGATAATCGCGCACGTACTGCTTATCGAAGGAGGGCTGCGCTCCGCCGGGAGAGTACAGATCGGCCGGCCAGTAACGGGAGGAGTCCGGTGTCAACACCTCGTCCGCCAGCGTGATGGCTCCGTCGATTACGCCAAATTCGAACTTGGTATCCGCCAGGATTAGCCCCTTCGATTCGGCATGAGCGGAGGCTTTGGCATAGATGGCCAAGGTCAGGTCACGCAGTTGGTTGGCAGTGTCTCGCCCGACAACCTGGATCACGTCTTCGAAAGAGATGTTTTCGTCGTGCCCCACGTTGTTCTTAGCTGCGGGAGTGAAGATCGGTTCCGGCAGCCGGTCAGACTCGCGTAGACCTTTGGGCAGTGGAATGCCGCAGATCATGCCGGTCTTCTGGTAGTCCTTCCATCCGGAACCGGAGATGTATCCGCGAACGACACACTCAACAGGGAACATCTCCGCCCGCTTTACCAGCATCGAGCGCCCCTGGAGTTGCTTGGCATATTCCGGTAATGGAGACGGATACCTGGCAACATCGGAGGTAATCAGATGGTTAGGGACGATCTCCCTCAGGTGTTCAAACCAGAAGAGAGAGAGCTGCGTCAGCACCTTCCCCTTGTCCGGAATGCCTGAGCCGAGTACATGATCGAATGCCGAGATGCGGTCGGTTGCAACGAACAGAAGTTCGCGGTCGCTGACCGCCAGAATATCGCGCACCTTACCGCGAGCAGTGAGCGGCAGAGGCAGGTCGGTTTGAAGAAGTGCTTGATGCATATGGGGAAAACATGAGTGTATCAAGTGGTTACTTCGATGCGGGAAGATACAGCTGCGTCGATCTGTCCTAGGCGGCCTCATTCCTCGGCTTAGGCGGATGGGAGAGCTGTTCCTGCGCCAGCTTGCGTTCGGCAATGGCTGCTTCCAGCTCTGAATTGAACTCCGCTCCCAGCAGGATTGTGAAGGCTGTCAGGTAAAACCACGTCAGCAGGATGATGACAGCTCCCAGAGAACCGTAGGTCACCGAGTAGTTGTTGAAGAACTGCAGATAGGTTCTCAACCCAATGGAGGCTGTCAACCAGCAGGTAATGCCGAGTGCCCCTCCGGGTGTAAGCCATCGCCAGGCCCGAGCCTTGAAGTTTGGCGCGAAGTAGTAGAGCAAGGCGATCGTCAATGCCAGAAAGGAACCGCCAGCAGCATATCCGAGAACGCGCGCCATCCAGCCCACCACAGCGTGAAGGCCAATCGTTGCGGTAAGCCAGTGACCGAGCAGGTCGCCTCCCAGCATCGATGACAAAGAGAAAGTCAGCATGATGGAGATAACGACGGTCAGCACCATGGCGGAGAGACGAGCCCGCAAATAAGATCGCGATTCCCGGATGTTGTAGACCGAATTCAAAGCGTCCTGCATGGCTGAAACACCAACGGATGCGGACCACAGTGCTGCCAGCAAGCCAACGGTGACCTTTCCGGTGGTGGAATGTGCCGTCGTCTGATCGAAGGTGTGCAGCACCAGGTCGAATGCCTCCGGCGGAATCACCTTGGCGAGATATTGCAGGATCTCCATGTAAAACCCTGTTGCGGATTTGGCCGCAATGCCGAGCAGGGAACTGGTTGCGATGAGCGCGGGGAAGACTGCAAACAGGAAGTAATACGCGAGCTGTGCCGAACGGCCTAATAAGTCATCTTTCAGGAACGATCGCGCGGTTCGTCGCAGCACAACACGCAGGCTGATGCCTTCCAGGTTCCATAGAGATCGCAGCGGAGACCGGTTGACCATGTCCCATACGTACTGCGGCGCCGAAGGACTCCTCGGCTCGGGTTGGGCATCCAGCAACATGCATCTACGTTGGATGACTGGATCGCGGCAGGGTTTGGATGGGTATTCGACCGTGCAAAACAAAGGGCCTCGTGATGGAGGCCCTTTGTCATTCTATTGATTGTATTTAGGCTGCGTTCGTCGTCCGATCCGCCCGGTTCAGGTTCACACTGACGATGCGCGAGACGCCCGGCTCCTGCATGGTAACGCCGTAGATCACGTCGGCTTCTGACATTGTGCGCTTATGGTGCGTAATCACCACAAACTGTGTATTTGCCGACATCTCGCTTACCAGCTTGGCGAAGCGGCCAACGTTGGTTTCGTCCAGAGGCGCATCGACTTCGTCCAGGATACAGAACGGCGCCGGAGCGTAGAGGAAGATGCCGACCAGCAGGGAGAACGCGGTAAGGGCCTTTTCTCCACCGGAGAGCAGCAGAATGTTCTGCAGCTTCTTGCCCGGAGGCGAAGCGATGATGTCGATACCGCTCTCGGAGATGTTGTCCGGATCGGTCAGCTTCATCATGGCCTGGCCGCCATTGAATAGTTTGGTGAACGTCGTTGAGAAGTTCTCGTTGATCTGAGCAAAGGCCTCTTCGAACTTGGTGCGCGAGACCTCGTCGATTTCCTTAATTGACTGCTGGGTGTTCTCGATCGAATCCAACAGGTCCTTACGCTGGCTTTCGAGGAAGCCGTGGCGCTGCTCGGTCTCGGCGAACTCTTCCAGGGCCATCATGTTGACCGGTCCCATGTTCTCGAGCCTCTGCTTCAGGTTGCCTGTCTCTTCACCGGCGGCGGCAAGCTCATCGCCGCCAATACGCAGCGTCAGTTCATCAGCACGCAGCTCCGCTGCTTCAACGCCGAGGTCCGCCATCGTCTGCGCTTCGAGATGTTCAATGTCAGAGCTCAGACGTGCTGCCTGTGCGGTGAGTGCACTGCGCTTTTCCCGCAGAGCATCGGTTTCGACACGCAGCGTCTTTAGCTTTTGTTCAAGCTCAGTCAGCGATGCGCGTAGCGCTGTTGCTTCGGAGGTGAGTGTCTGCTGTTCGGAGATTGCCTGCTCCCGCTGCGCTGCCAGCACGGTCTGCTGCTCGGCCAGTTGCAGATTCTCTTCTTCACGGCGCTGCTTCTCCGTGGCTCCGGAGGCAAGCTGCTGCTCCATCTGGATGAGCCGCTGCTGCTGACCGTTGAACATGCGCTGGTTCTGCTCGAAGGCCGCTGTTGCATTTCGACGGCGTTCTTCCAGGCCGGCAAGTTGTGCCGAGGCTGCGGCGGCCTCAGACTGCAACACCTCGCGGCTTAGACGCAGCTCGTCCATGCGTGCTGTGAACTCGGCGATACGGCCTTCGGCAGTGGTGCGTTCTGCCTCATACTTTGACGCCTCTTCCTGCTTGCGGCTGATCAGATCCTGCTTGGCATTGCGGGCTTCGCGATTGCGCTCGACAGAGAGCTGCCAATCCGCCAGGCGACGCTCAATACGGGCAGCTTCTGACTCCATCTGGCGCAGCGCGGCGCCTTGATTCGCAGACTCACGCTCGGCTTCGCGCCGCTCAGCCTGCTTGTGCTCCAGAAGCTGTGTCAGCTCAGTGATCTGACGGGCGAGGGTAGCCGCGTGGATCTCGGTCTGTGACAGCTCCGCCTCAAGCGCTTCCAGCTTGGTCTGAATCTCGCGCAACTCACGCTTCAGAGCCAGAGGTCCTTCGCCGCGTGGACGTCCGCCTGTGACCGTAACGTTATGGAAGGTCTCGCCGGATGGCGACAGGAAGAAGGCATCCGGATTCTGCAGCGCAAGGTCACGCGCGCTGGAAGAGTCCGGAGTGACATATCCTTCACGCAGCTTCGGCAGAACTACTTCGAGCGATTTGCCGAAACCATTCAATACGCGGATGCAGTTCTTCAACGGCACAATGCCGGAGTGTCCGGTCGTGTTCGCCGTGGACTCCATGCCCGCGGTGAAAGGGAACCGAGCCTGTGAGTCCGGCGGGTGCACCAGGAAGGTCGCACGGCCTTCAACATCCGACCGCAGCATCTGCATGCCCTGGTCGGCTGCGTCCCAGCTCTTGACGACGATATAGTTCAACTCGTCACGCAGGAACTCGTCGACGACCTGCTCATACTGGCCTTCTACTTCCAGAAAGTCCGCAAGGGTTCCGATGGGTGCAACCGCGCCGGCCGCTGCATTGTGGCGGAAGATGTTGCGGACCGTGTCCGTCGAGTAGCTGTGCTCGCGGATCAGAGCTTCCAGTGAGTTACGGCGGCCCAAAAGGGTAGCGACCTCGGCGCGGAGCTGGTCGCCGCGGCGCTTGGTCTCAGATTCTTCCGACCGCTTGCTCTCAAGCTGAATGCGTAGATCGGCGATCTCGGCTTCAAGGCGCTGCAGACGATCAGTGGCCGACTCGAACTCGATCGAGACCTGTCCGCGGCGCTGCCCCAGCGCCTCAAGCTCCTGACGGGCTGTCTCCGATTCGGCCGTCAGGCGTTCGGCCTCGCGTTCCAGGCCGGCCAGCGATTCGGCGGCTTGCGCTTCTTCGCGGTGAGCCTGAGAAGTGCGCTGCATCCACTGGATGGCCTGCTGACGGTGCGCCTCGGCTTCACGCTCCGAGGAACCTACGGCGCGCACCGCTTCCTGCGCCTCAGCTTGCTTCTGCTGCGCCAGCTCGCGGGCCCCAGCGGCCTCAGCCGTTGCAGACTCCAGGAATGACTGTGTCTCGGCACGTTCGGCGGCCAGAATCTCCATCTGCTGGCGGATTTGAGCCAGCTCCGCATTACCTGTTTCCAAGCGGGTTTCCAATTCGGAGATGCGGTCGGCGTTCGAGGAGGTGCGAGCCACCACGCGCTCCAACTCGACAGAAGTCTGGTTGGAACGGACACCCGCTTCGCGAATGGCAGCATCCAGCTCGTAGCCGCGGGCGCGGCCGGTGCTGGCTTCGGCGTCCAGGGTCTCGACTTCCGTGGCCTGGCTATCGATCGTTTCCGTCAGAGATGCGATC
This genomic window from Terriglobus albidus contains:
- a CDS encoding helix-turn-helix domain-containing protein, with translation MKRELETLVAQMHNAGISYTDAVREFKKRYILEVLAHHRGNQCKAAEELGMHRNTLSRTLAELNMDSNAIRNGLRRPVRSERNVERPAFNVVVGAR
- a CDS encoding CvpA family protein; protein product: MTPVDYAIVALLAWSVIAAFLRGLIRSLFSLAGIALGIVLAGMYYPQVAALLARWITARPAAETAAFLIIAFAVMLLATLAGFAIRKSCEAVGLGMADRLGGACFGFLRGCLAVTAIVMSVAAFLPKSTLFRQSYLAPYFLTASHGVSFIVPTDFQQRVMNGVSQLKKEAATVSRHR
- a CDS encoding phosphoribosylaminoimidazolesuccinocarboxamide synthase; translated protein: MHQALLQTDLPLPLTARGKVRDILAVSDRELLFVATDRISAFDHVLGSGIPDKGKVLTQLSLFWFEHLREIVPNHLITSDVARYPSPLPEYAKQLQGRSMLVKRAEMFPVECVVRGYISGSGWKDYQKTGMICGIPLPKGLRESDRLPEPIFTPAAKNNVGHDENISFEDVIQVVGRDTANQLRDLTLAIYAKASAHAESKGLILADTKFEFGVIDGAITLADEVLTPDSSRYWPADLYSPGGAQPSFDKQYVRDYLESIHWNKQAPAPALPEEVIVNTRAKYLEAYQRITGNPLEA
- a CDS encoding YihY/virulence factor BrkB family protein, with translation MLLDAQPEPRSPSAPQYVWDMVNRSPLRSLWNLEGISLRVVLRRTARSFLKDDLLGRSAQLAYYFLFAVFPALIATSSLLGIAAKSATGFYMEILQYLAKVIPPEAFDLVLHTFDQTTAHSTTGKVTVGLLAALWSASVGVSAMQDALNSVYNIRESRSYLRARLSAMVLTVVISIMLTFSLSSMLGGDLLGHWLTATIGLHAVVGWMARVLGYAAGGSFLALTIALLYYFAPNFKARAWRWLTPGGALGITCWLTASIGLRTYLQFFNNYSVTYGSLGAVIILLTWFYLTAFTILLGAEFNSELEAAIAERKLAQEQLSHPPKPRNEAA
- the smc gene encoding chromosome segregation protein SMC — encoded protein: MLKLKRIQILGFKSFCDRTEVQLAGNGIAAIVGPNGCGKSNISDAITWVLGEQSAKSLRGTKMEDVIFAGTRDRKPTGMAEVSLTLVDPEVYDGHLLAPGETPEIEIEDEHPEDSTAIKPNGDWDEAALRAERAADTEAAVLEAQPGQVIDGEAHPQQQLEGIPEGDAANNVVLKIRRRKFNRAPVRAGEITVTRRLFRSGESEYLMNGKICRLRDIQDVFLGTGLSGENYAIIGQERIGQLLSSKPLDRRAILEEAAGVTRFKTKKRLAELRLEAAKQNLARVNDIFDEVTRQMASLKRQAAKAERYVALRDELRTKLRVVLASKLAQMDAEQANTAQQIASLTETIDSQATEVETLDAEASTGRARGYELDAAIREAGVRSNQTSVELERVVARTSSNADRISELETRLETGNAELAQIRQQMEILAAERAETQSFLESATAEAAGARELAQQKQAEAQEAVRAVGSSEREAEAHRQQAIQWMQRTSQAHREEAQAAESLAGLEREAERLTAESETARQELEALGQRRGQVSIEFESATDRLQRLEAEIADLRIQLESKRSEESETKRRGDQLRAEVATLLGRRNSLEALIREHSYSTDTVRNIFRHNAAAGAVAPIGTLADFLEVEGQYEQVVDEFLRDELNYIVVKSWDAADQGMQMLRSDVEGRATFLVHPPDSQARFPFTAGMESTANTTGHSGIVPLKNCIRVLNGFGKSLEVVLPKLREGYVTPDSSSARDLALQNPDAFFLSPSGETFHNVTVTGGRPRGEGPLALKRELREIQTKLEALEAELSQTEIHAATLARQITELTQLLEHKQAERREAERESANQGAALRQMESEAARIERRLADWQLSVERNREARNAKQDLISRKQEEASKYEAERTTAEGRIAEFTARMDELRLSREVLQSEAAAASAQLAGLEERRRNATAAFEQNQRMFNGQQQRLIQMEQQLASGATEKQRREEENLQLAEQQTVLAAQREQAISEQQTLTSEATALRASLTELEQKLKTLRVETDALREKRSALTAQAARLSSDIEHLEAQTMADLGVEAAELRADELTLRIGGDELAAAGEETGNLKQRLENMGPVNMMALEEFAETEQRHGFLESQRKDLLDSIENTQQSIKEIDEVSRTKFEEAFAQINENFSTTFTKLFNGGQAMMKLTDPDNISESGIDIIASPPGKKLQNILLLSGGEKALTAFSLLVGIFLYAPAPFCILDEVDAPLDETNVGRFAKLVSEMSANTQFVVITHHKRTMSEADVIYGVTMQEPGVSRIVSVNLNRADRTTNAA